CTAGAATTTAggtcattttacattctcactctccttctgcacATAGGTCTTCTAGTCTGACGCACTGGATCAGATGGTATGGAGTGCGGCTTAGCCATGTGGCAGTCTGGAATATCTAGACTTTTCTTTCATGTTACTTCATGGAGCCTTCATTGAACCCTCAGTAACaaatcaccaccaccacaactTGGTACTTTCTTTAATATGCATTCTCTTATTTggtttgattttatttgattctCACCTCAACTTTCTCTTCCCACTCCTTAGATTAGAAGTGTCTTGACAACAGGCCTGCCTTCCTCGTCGGGTATTCTCTACAAAAGTATCCTCTCTGCGAAATGCCTCTGGAGCTAACCAAATGCCTTATACAGAGAACCTCAATACACACTTTGGGAATCATGCTGAAATAACACTAGCTCCATCCCTGGGACCAAAACAATGACTGCTGCTTTCAGGTTGCTGACACCATTCCCACTCCCACAGCAGATCGCAAGACAGTAAGGAAACATCTGCACCACAGGTTGGAAAAGAGATCGTAAGATGCTTTATTGACCCAATCATGGGTCTTCCTTGCAACATGTAGATGTGGCCCCTTTTTATGAAAGTTCTTCCCCTATAATATTACTAACATTCTATTGAGTGTTGAATATGTTGAATTCGTGGCCCATCATACTCAAATCAGAACtatctggggtggggtggggactggAGAATAAACAAGGCAGTTATTGGAGGTAGTGACAGAAATGCTCATGGATGACATCTGATTTTTGCCTGTAGGAGAGTCTGCACTTGGAAACCTTTAAGCCAGAAGTACGCATTCAGATCAggcaatttaataaaaatgtcctCTGTGCTACACCCCCCACCAGATGTCATTTCATTCCTGCCTCCGAAGCAGTTTTGGGTGGAGGCGTCACCAGCCCATTTTACCAATGGCAACAATGAGGATCGGAGAGGTTGGAGGCTTCACCAGGGTTTCACAGCTCCCAAGTCCCACGCTCTTTCCACATATCATGTCCTATCTCAGTTTTGAGCAATTGACTAAGTTaagagacttaaaaaacaaaacaaaacaaccttgcCGGCAGTCTGTGTTGCTCAGGCCCTGCTGTCCCTCTGAGCTCCAGGAAGCCttgcccttgctttcctgaaCTTTGAGTTTCAGCTGGGCATCCAAGCCTGGAGGTGGCCAAATGCTGATGCCACGGAAGCAGCAGCAGGTGGCACCCATCAGGGTGAATGTGTCCACGCTCCTCTGCCACGCCTGGCCAGGCTGCTGTCCACGTGAAGTGATGCCCAGCCAGAGCAGGGCCACCCAGGTCTGCCGACGCAAGGCATTCTTCTCTGATGAATGCAGGTTTAATGTCCAAGGTTAAAAACtgctgggagggggagagggcgGACATTTATGCTGTCTGCGGTTGCCAAAAGGTAAGGAGCTTTGCTTTAGATCGCTGGCTTGGAGGAAACAGGAGTCCCCATGTAGCTGTCCTGTGATTCTAGGCAAGTTACTACCCTCTCCGAATGAGAGTTTCCCTATCCAGAGAATAGGAGTAAGAAACCTCTCCTTAGAGGAGTGCTGAGACAGCAGATTATGTATAAAAAGAACCAGATGCATCCTAACAccttaaaaaatagttattacTATCGCTATCATTGTTATAACAAGAATAATTCATGTGGGTGGCTTAAGTTAAATTATTTCTACCCTGCATCTCTTGGCAGGTGGCGTGTTTTAATCACGATTCTGACACTCTAGCCCTGACCCCCACAACAGCTGTCACTAACCCTGCTCTCTGTTCTGTCTTCGCTATCCCCCACTTTCATCCTCCATTCTCCTTTGGCAAAAATCAGATCTGATGAAACTCACATATCCCCAGATCAAGTCATCTTGGTCTGATGAATCAGGCAGCAGGGGCTTGCATGAGCATCAGGTGGAGATTGGGAAACCAGAAAGTGTGCCTTCAGGGGGCACGTGGAGTCAAGAATGCTGATGACCTTTACTTGGCCTGGCCTTTTGCTCTCCTTAGGACAGGCCTTGGCCAAAACTTCCCAACCAAATGAACCTCAGTTTTGTGTTTCAAACATTTCAATTGCCTTTAAGTCTCATGTTCAATGTCTAATGCTCCCCCACTTTTAGAAGCTGTCTGAGCCTAAACTCTATGAAGACAACCTAATTCTCagcttcattttccttcattcCATTGACAGTTCACTTACTAGAGCGCCACACCCTATACCATTGAGCACTTtggtttttaggatttttctccCCCTTCCATTTTATGAGTTATTTCGAAGGAATCTAGTCCTGAGACTTCCATGCTTTCCTGTCATCATGGtcattcattatttttagatttcCCCAGAACTTTTATTTGCCTCAGGAAGacaattttatttgctttctcttgAATTAGATAGTAGTTTagtactcaggaaaaaaaaaaaaaatctctgtaaatGAACCCTTACGCAGACAGTGCCATAACGAGGGAAGCTGGTGGTGGCTTACACCAATCACTTTGGGTTGTATTCTAGTTTTTTACAAACGTTAAAGACAAATGCGTAAGGGgtaagaaagaatgagaatggGGTAGTTATAGTGTGTTCTGGTATTAAAAACGTCAGGGGGCCCAGCTTGATTTTGGAGGACAAGGAAGGAGCTCATGCCTATTGCGTACAGGCACTCTATAGcctcattcaatgctcttgtgaAGTTGAGATCCCACTTTATAGAGGAGGATATTTACGGCCCAGAGAAgttggaagggaggaaaggagaaaaagaagacaaagaagaaagaaaagaaggaaggaaggaaggaaggcaggcaagaaagaaagaaaggaagaaagaaagggaaagaaaagaaaagggaaaggaaaggaaagcaaagcttGGCCAAGGTCATTTATTAAGTGCTAGAGCTAAGGTGACATTCTTCCCAGGTTCTGTTGGTGGCTCTAGAGCTCTGTCATTTACTAACTCTGTGACTTAGGGGAATCCCCTAAtcctctgtgcctgtttcctcacctggaaaAAACAAACTGTCTGCATTAAGAACTACAGGGTCTCCCCTATAGCTTTAACATTCCCTGAGTCCGGTGAGTGTGTGAGCGTGATCGGGATTGGGTGTTTATGAGCCAATCAGGCACTGGTTAAACACCTCCCTATCAGGCCAAGGTGGCAAGGGGAgggtgaaagtttaaaaaaaaaaaaaaaagaagaagaagaagaagaagaaagaaagaaaagaaaaaaaaaaaggcaatccaaaaccaacaaacaaactcTGATAGGAGGTCTATAAAAACTGCGTGTTCCCAAAGGTTCGTCCTATTTGGCAGCTGCTGCCTCGTCCACAGCTTCTGCTCCTTAAGAGGCCTCTCCTCTCCCAAACTGTAAGTAACAGAACTTCCTTTGTCTGCCTGGACTGCACTAGGGAGTGAGGGTCACTGATGGTCCTACACATGTAGCAGAGAAAGTctgcttgcttttattttcaggaaaaactCGGTGGTGGCCAAGATGTGTTGGTGTGCTGAAATGGTTGTTTTACTCCCTAAGTGTAAATAAATGCTCATCCACAGCTTTGCTGACCCTCTGAGCTGAGGCAGAGTGTTTGAGACCGTTGCCGGTGTTACTCGTATAAAGGCTCTTCTGTCTCTGACTTCAACACACTTTCTTGGTTAGGTTCTAATCACTTATCAAGATTCCCCCTCATTCCTTTTCTCCCCGTAACAACTGCTTATTTTGATGATTTATTTACAGACCTGTTGTCCtatgtcattttctttattctcttcctaCACCCACTAGTGTTGGCACTTAAGTTTTTTGGTCACACAAATGGACTCCTAGTGTGTGTTGCCCTTGCCTGATCCCACTGCTCAGATGAGAAAGTGCGGAACGGGCCTTGAAAGGCCACAGAGCCCCGCAGTCATTGGATTATGAATCGTACAACTTCCACTCATTTAACAGTTCCTGTAACATTTCCTACTTTGGAAATCCTACAGCTTAAGTTTTTTAGAGTCAAAAGCAGGCTGATGTCCTTTGGGACATTTGCTCTACTCTCTGAAAAATAGACATGTTGTGCGGATAGACATGTTGTGCCTTTTAGAATAAACTTCTCTCTAAATAGTTACCTACAGCTCCATTCGCCAGTTTGGACCTGGTCGGGGCTTGAACTCCGGCCACCTTACGTGAAGGTGCCTCTGGGCACCACCCAGGCCTGCGCTAGAGCGCCAGGTGCTAAGTGCAGTATAGCTGTTGTAATCCTAAAAGAAAGGGAGCCACTCAGTTCTCTTTTCTGTGCTACCTCACATGGGCTCAAAGGCACCAGGCTGTCCTAAGGCATCTCCTTGCATTTGTCACTGTGACACTGAGGAGGGTAATGAAGCTGTGGGCATCCTCAGACGTCTGTATATAGAAACCTTGCTCACAGTACCTGCAGATCATTGCTTTCAACGCATAAGCCCCTCATGTCCTCTTGAAAACCCATCCACCTTGCCTGTTGGAGAAGTGAATGGACTCTCTACTTTCTGATATTTCTTCAAGAGTTAAATACTCATATTTTACAAGGCATTCTCCTTTCACAGAACCTCTTGAAGAAAGGCAGAATTAACCGTACTGTAGGTTTCATGTGCTATTTTGCTAAAAAGGATTGGAAAAAGGATTCTGAGTCATAAGCCAGTAGGATGTGGTTTATAATTCTAGAGCATCACAATTTGGAAGGGGCCACCAGACATagtctttctgagcctcagttcccccaTCTTCAAAGTTGGCAGGGTTGCTATAGATATCCCTGAGGTCTTTTGCAGCTGTTTTTTCCGTGATTGCTTTCTATTCTCATATTTTCATACTCACAACCTCTTCCAAGATTTGTGTATGTATCACCTGTTAATGTATAATACATAATGTCATATATAAGCCTATTTGAGAAATCAACATTacaaaaaatttataaagtaaaacGTGAGAGTTGGTCCACCCCATCCCAAGCCCCACAGGGAATCCCAGGGTGGTTATTCTCTGCTTGTATAGATCCACAAATAGTATGTGGTacagcatttttttaattaaaaaagtatgATATTATGCATTACATACTTCTCTGAAATTtgctttttccccttttattaagTAATATGATGTGAACAACTTCccatcacattttaaaatcaaattggcTTGAGACCACGGTGAGCAGAGGCTTATAGGAGCATGAAACCATTCTCTGCAGTTACCTACTCCCAGCTGGCCTCCTGTCTCCTGGGGATGAACATTGGTCTGTGACCCTGTTTTATGATTAACAGAGGGGCAACATTTGTGCTGATGTGGTATAGACCTTTAATCCCTCTGTAGAAGTTTAACTTCCCGTAAACAGGATTGGTTCGATTTGacctttctctgtatttttttctggtcGAGTCAGCGCACTGTCTcgatggaaaaaaataacttggtAGTAAATAGAAACATGGAATTTCAGgtaactattttttaataaatttaaaaagagagaaatgatgacacccaacattttcttttctttcttttaagattttatttatttggcagagatagaaacacagagagagagggaacacaagcagggggagtgggagagggagaagcagacttcccactgagcagggaacctgatgcagggcttgatcccaggaccctgggattataaactgagctgaaggcagatgcttaatgactgagccacccaggcgcctcaatacccaactttttcaTAATGCATTATAAAACATCTTCATATTTATCATGCAATTGactcaacaaatatattttgagcAACTACAATGGGTAGGGTGGTCACAGGTCACAGTAGATCCACTCGGCAATGAGACACCCAGAGCAGATATTAGTGCCATTTATTCCACAGTAAACTAAGACTCTGAGAAGTTAACTGACTTGTCCATGGTCtaagtgaggaggaagcagagctgatccttgaacccaggtctgtctgatctAGTAGCTAAAAACTGTGTGAATGTGTGAGATGTTTATGAATTAACGAGGTCCATGGTATATGGACGATGAGCCACAGCCCATGGACTTTGGGTACTCTGGGGGTATCCTCAACAAGTATTCTGGGGGTGTTATCAAGAGTCACCCAAAGACGGATACCTTTCACCAGGCTCACTCTTTCCCAGAAGTGGGGGGGGGAGTATTACCCCTTATCCCAACTCTATGCCTTATTAGTTAATTGTCcttggaaaaataattaaactctCTCATGttttttccttatctgttttGTGGTAGTGGTGGGCGAAGCCCAGCTGCCTTTTGAGGTTATTTTTATGAGTACTGAATTATATAGTACTTGTAAAGCAATTAGCAGAGTACTTGGCATTAATGGGGATTTGCTATCACTGGgctatgttttccttttgtttcattaAGGAAACATCTTTATTTCGTATTTGTGAATTCTTTTGTGCAATTACCTAAACTAAGAGAGAAAATTTGCACTTTGGCCTGAAGGTCACCAACTTCAGGttgtttttttccacataaagatCTAGTGACCAGATTTACAGCAAGTAATCCCAGACTATGATATTGCGAACTCATGTGTAACCAAGGGGAAACATGATCTTCATGTGGCTGGGACAGGAGTGGCCTAGGAAGAATATCTTCTCTAGAGATCATTGGCCACTACTAGCCTGTCCTGTCCTCAGGGACAGCACTGTAGTTCCAGGCTTTTGGGTTAAGATGAGGACTCTTGTTGAAGTGACAATGGCATCCGTGATACTAACAATATTTTTTCAAGAATTAGTTCCATAGCCCCATCCACTTCTTATATCAAGCCTGCCTTGGAGCAATGcagaaaatgtgaagaaactgATTTGCCATCAGGGTCAGGACTGGGTGGGGAGCTCTGCCTCACTATAGCTGAGACTTTGGACAAGTCAGTTAACTTCTTTGAGTCTCAGCTTGCTCATTAATTAATGGAGATACTAGTTGGCCTGGTTACCTCATTGCTGAGTGGATCAAATGAGAACTGAGGTATCCTGGGCTTGCAGGAAGTAGAAAGCAGACATGGGATGTCTACCCTACTGATGAGTGTATGAAGGGGGGGAGACCAGGGAAAGGAGTAGGTCATAGGACTGGATAGGAAAACACTCAAGATAGTCTTtactaccatttttttctttcatagtccAACATATGCAAAATTACTCTTTCTAACATTCAAGATGAGAGCCCTGtgcatttgcctttttttaaaaaaagattttatttatttgacaaacagagatcacaagtaggcagagaggcaggcagagagagagatggggaagcaggctccctgctgagcagagagccccatgtggggctcaatcccaggaccctgagatcatgacctgagtcaaaggcagaggctttaacccactgaaccaccgaggtgccccatgaCTTTGCATTTTTAAGATTGGCCCAAagtagggtcgcctgggtggctcagtgggttaagccgctgccttcggctcaggtcatgatctcagggtcctgggatcgagtcccgcatcgggctctctgcgcagcagggagcctgcttccctctctctctctctgcctgcctctccaactacttgtgatttctctctgtcaaataaataaataaaatctttaaaaaaaaaaaaaagattggcccAAAGTAGCAGCCCAACGAGAACAATGATCCCTTTCAGAGGACCACCACTGAGGTGGGTGCTTGGATAGGGGGTCTTCAAACCAGAGTCCTTCCTTGCTAGAGCAGTGAAGCTAAGAATTCCTGGGGCAGGGATCACCATATGACTTTGGCACCTTAGAGTCTGTGGGAGCCTCCAGGCCAGAGGCATTAAGGGAAAATCCCTCTCTACCCAAATGGTGTCATAGTCATAGTCCAGCCTTATACCCCATACCCTCTATGTCCCAAAGCTAAGAGAGGTTAACTGCAAGGTCATCTCCTCTCAAGCTTGCTACCCAGAGAATAACACAGGCTAACAGAACAAAATGGGAGATGACCCTAGAGGCTAAAAGTCTCAGTGTCCTGGCCTCAAGACACCCAGAGCACACAAAGGGACCAgaaatccacagagacatggtCAAGTATCACAGTGCCATCCATTCATCAGGTGCAAGTGGGTCACGAATGAGCTGGCCCAGTCTCTGGTTCAGTGAACCCAAAGGTCTCCTGGAAGACATTCTCTTTAGGATGACCAGGAAATCTGACAGCCCACCTTCATCCACTATGGCTAATTGCAACCACTTAAGCTAACAGGGGGATGAGCCCAGAACTCAGTTGTTCATCCAGTTATGGAAGTGGGCCAGAAGTGTCAAAGGAGCCTAGAGAGGGTTTGTTTGTACCCCTTCTCTGCCTCGGTCATGAACCTGTCTGAGCTGCCTGCAGTTCTGTTCAGGACACTTCTGCATTCTTTTCCAGACCAGTCACCATGGCCTACCAATTTCCAGCCCTCACCTCAGAACAGAAGAAGGAGCTCTCCGAAATTGCACAGCGCATTGTTGCCCATGGGAAGGGGATCCTGGCTGCAGATGAGTCTGTAGGTGAGTGCAAGTCTCGTCCTACAGCAAGCGTATTCTTATTTCTACAACTTagccaaggcaagcaacaattGCACTCTTTTTCCTCTCAGAGGAGTAAAGGTACACAGGAGTGGGAGCAGAAGACCCAGCAAGCATTGACATTTTGAGTCCTGTAGTTCTGGTAGGCAGATTTCTGAAAACCAAGGGAAAAGGCTCAAGGCCTCCATTTCAAGGCCCCTCGCCAGGGATCATTTGAATCTAGACTGTAGAAAAACCAAGAACTCAGAAACCAGATTGAGATCAGATACACAGACCTCTGCTGCTAATGAGAAGTCAGTGTAAGGTTAGCTAGCgaagggcagggagggcagggaaatGCCCATATCTAGGATAGGGAAGGGCTCGTGGCCGAAAGAAGCCCAGGATGGCACAAGGGAGAGTTGTGGCAGGCCTGTCTGGCCCACCATAAAATGGTAGAAGCCAGGGAAGTCAAGAGCCCACCTTATCCCTCCTTCTGTTGTACGTACATCTAGTCAGATTGATGGCTGGACCTGGGTCAGGGTGGTGGTGGCTGGAGAGGCCTGAGGGCCTGACATATACACTTGGACCCAATGGtagtcttcaccctgaccttGACACATCCAGTCTATACGCTTCCTAGCCAGCATCCTGGCAGCAGCCAAGGTCTTTCCCCTGGAATGGAAAAAGGAGACAGGAGTCTTAAAGATCtagataaaaaagaaagtcttgccAACCATCCTGCTGAGGGTCCCTAAAGGGGAGGAGGCTGGCCACAGAGCCCTGGCTGGCTCCTCAAGCTGACTTTGGCCCGCCCACCTTAGGCACCATGGGAAACCGCCTGCAGAGGATCAAGGTGGAGAACACAGAGGAGAATCGCCGACAGTTCCGAGAAATCCTTTTCACTGTGGATACCTCCATCAACCAGAGCATCGGGGGTGTGATCCTGTTCCATGAGACCCTCTACCAGAAGGACAGCCAGGGAAAGCTGTTCAGAAACATCCTCAAGGAAAAGGGGATCGTGGTGGGAATCAAGGTGAACACTTCCATTCCCAtctcccttctgcctcctcccaggCAAACTCCCAGCCCAGTCGCTGGGCAGAGGCTATGAACACTCTCATTGTCTAGTTGCCATTCACTCTCTTTTCCTTCATCAGCCTCCCCCTGAGAGCCAGAtccttttctagatttttctgcTAGTGCTTTCTTCTTTCAACCAAGTTTTCTACAAGGTATTCAATCTCCTGGTGTCTCAATTTTCTCACTTCTAAAAGGGGAATTGTAGTGCCTACCTCATAAGGCTCCTACAAGGACGAAAGGAGTTTTCAAAACAGTTCCGTCGCATAATTATTATTTAGTTCACAATCATTAGTGTGACTAAACTATTTTCAGGTGTAACTCAGTCTTCCGAAACTACATGAACTTCTCAGGAGTGAAAACTAGTATCTGTTGAGTGCTTACAACTCCAAGCGCTCATTTAATCTTCCTTGTAACCTCTGGTGGTCGATTCAGTTCTTATCCTTGTTTAAGAGATGAGGCAATAAAACAGACTTACAAGGCGTTTGCCCACAACAAGGCAAAGCCAGAGTCAGCTTGTCTACCTCTTGGACTCATGACCTCAGCCTCTGCTATGCTGGGAGTTGAGGTAGCATCTTTACTCTTTTGATTTCCTGGAATAATGTTTTGCTCAGTATGTGTCAGTGCTCCCTAAATGTCTTTTGAACAAATAAGCTAAGAGAAGCTGCTCTTTTATGGCCCCTCTGCATTCCAGGTACTGTCCGATTACTTACTCCCCAAGCTCCAGGCCTGTGCTTTCCATCCTTTCCATCTTCCTAGTGTTGACACTCTTGCATTGTTCCTTCTAGGTCCTTGCCTTCTGCTGTGGATTTAATtgtgtccccccgcccccacccccgtgaCTCATACACCTTCCTAATGCAACTCCTTAGCTTGTGAAAGATGAGAACTATTAATACCAGGGgctctgcttttgttttcctgggcCCCCTGACACCTGCTAATTActtgttaattatttattttcacagttAGACCAGGGAGCTGCTCCCCTTGCAGGAACCAACAAAGAAACCACCATTCAAGGTAAGGCTATCACCTGCTGATATGAATCATGGTAAGAAATGCTAGAAATGCAGGCAAACAAAGAAGTGAGCAAGGGAAAACAAAGCATGAATCTCAGCCTGGTTTTAGAGCCACATACATCTCCTTTTCAACCCTCACTTCTTTATtcagtagctgtgtgaccttagtcTAGTCATGTTATGTACATGTTCTGAGTCAGAATAGGATGACAATATCTACTTTGCAGAGTAGTCATGGGGATTAGACAGTGTATATAACATGCTTATCACAGTGCTTTGCACAGAGAAGATATTCTGTACCCGAGAGtataatttttagagaaaaatccagcagcagaaaagaggaaaggtCCCAAGCTTTGGGATTGGACTCACCAGAGTTTGACTTCTGGTTCTGTCATTTACTAATTAGACAATTTTGCAAGGTCCTTCACTGCCCAAGTAGACAAGTGTGAACCACAGCATTAGATTAGTCAAGCAgagtttgaattccagctctgtcacttcTTAGCCATACAAACATGGTAAAGTCATGTAACGCCTTGGAGCCCCTGTTTTCACATCTGTAGAACAAGTGTAACATCAACTATTAGAATCATtatgataattaaatgagataaggtaTGCAAAATGCCTAGAATTATGCCTGGAACATAGCAAATGTTAAACAAATATTAATTCCCTCTGTTCTTCTCCTTAAGTGCAAAGCCCCAGTTTGGGCTTCGTGTTGGGATTAATGTTTACTTACCCGGATATTTTCAATACTTAAGCTCTGCTAACTGAAAAGTAAGGCAAGGAAGAACTTCACTTTAACAGTGGCCCTATCACTCTTTTCTGACTTGCAGGACTTGATGGCCTCTCTCAGCGCTGTGCTCAGTACAAGAGAGACGGTGCTGACTTTGGGAAATGGCGTGCTGTGCTGAGGATTGACAACCAGTGTCCATCCAGCCTTGCCATCCAGGAAAATGCCAACGCCCTGGCCCGCTATGCCAGCATCTGTCAGCAGGTGCTCTGCCTTCTCCTTGTGCTGAAAAGCAGTCAGAAAGaactttcttctttccaattttaCTATACCTGTCTTTCCAATGTTACTATAAGTACATGAGCCTTATCTCACCAATATATCCTGCTGCCATTTTCTACCACTTTTGCTATAGCCAAGTGTGGTAGGGAAAGATTTGGTCCCACACGTCAGCTACGAGCCCATAAGGCCAATGCCATCAATGGCTGCCCTCTGTCAAAGTTCTACCAGCTGGGTCTTAAGAGTGATCCAGCCCCATATGGCCAGGTGATTGCTTACCTATGCTCTATCACATCTAAAACACCATACTTTTAGATCCCTAGCTTGAGAGTGATAGCTCTGATTTAGCCCCAACCCAAAGAATATCTTGGAGGATGGTGACCTGACACTAATTTCCAACACAGTGTCTCTGGGATCCCAGTTAAGTCTGATTTGCTTGTGTGGGTACTATGTTGAGGTTACCTGAGATGTAGGCACCTGGAGAGTCCCAATTAGAACTGTACACAGTGCTTAATTCCTTAATTAACCCACACAAGGGGTATCCTTCTTAGTGATTTAAGTTTAACTGCCCCAAAAGGATGACAGTTGGGTTCTAAGGTAGCTAGAATAGTCTCTAAAAGAATGTGTTTCTATAGAAATTAAGGATTTCGTTATTTTACGTACTCCCAGGAgaactttttcttcttatttttaaacctcACAGCTCTTTTTTGGCTAAGCTACAAAATGCTCAGTAGAGATGCCATTAAATTTCTTTGCACTGCCTTTAAGTTAGTGAATGGCATTCCTCTATAAGGGTTTCATTTTATCCCAATTGCAACTGTCAAGTATCTTCTTAAGGAAAGGATCACAGTGAGCAGAGCCACATTTTatctcctcttttttcctttttagaatgGGCTGGTACCCATTGTTGAACCAGAGGTCATTCCTGATGGAGACCATGACTTGGAACACTGCCAGTATGTTACTGAGAAGGTAAAGTCTTGAATAAAAAGGTCCCGATTCCAGttgaaatatcttatttttagGTAAGAGCTGTTACTTAACATGTATCAGCTGTTATATTGAAATATTCTTCAGTTGGAATCATTATGTAGCAATGAGAAGGTAAGGGGATACTTATCAAACCTTCTACTCTTTCAGCATGATGGGATTTTCCTATGGAAAAAGCACAGGATTTGCAGTACCGAGACTTGGATTTGATAATCCTTATTCCCAGCTGTGGGGTTGTGGTTATCTTTTGGGATCACTTACATTATATGtaaacaaagaaatttaaaagtaagaTGAGACTCACATGACAAAATGTCATTAGA
This is a stretch of genomic DNA from Mustela lutreola isolate mMusLut2 chromosome 12, mMusLut2.pri, whole genome shotgun sequence. It encodes these proteins:
- the ALDOB gene encoding fructose-bisphosphate aldolase B; its protein translation is MAYQFPALTSEQKKELSEIAQRIVAHGKGILAADESVGTMGNRLQRIKVENTEENRRQFREILFTVDTSINQSIGGVILFHETLYQKDSQGKLFRNILKEKGIVVGIKLDQGAAPLAGTNKETTIQGLDGLSQRCAQYKRDGADFGKWRAVLRIDNQCPSSLAIQENANALARYASICQQNGLVPIVEPEVIPDGDHDLEHCQYVTEKVLAAVYKALNDHHVYLEGTLLKPNMVTAGHACTKKYTPEQVAMATVTALHRTVPAAVPGICFLSGGMSEEDATLNLNAINLCPLPKPWKLSFSYGRALQASALAAWGGKAANKKATQEAFMKRAVANCQAAQGQYVHTGSSGTASTQSLFTASYTY